The following are encoded in a window of Streptomyces sp. Go-475 genomic DNA:
- a CDS encoding GNAT family N-acetyltransferase, with translation MSTPSLASLPIRRLTLRDLAACADLSEDRGWPREEHKWGFLLTAGKGYGIDDPDGGLVSACIVTEYGPQEHPAFAAIGMVLVAERHARQGVGRRLMRQVVSAMGATPLTLHATPNGRPLYEELGFKVVGRAEMVSGRFTPGGPEPKVATRAATAEDLSAILRLDEQAFGTDRTHIITRLPAFADQLRVAEERGRIVGYAAAWPNMETHVVGPLIARDTSVAQALIASLAAHTDRPLRTDIDVRHEELLAWVNERGLAPVAFNSVMAYGITELPGDWSRRFAPVTVAAG, from the coding sequence GTGTCGACTCCTTCCCTTGCCTCTCTGCCCATCCGCCGTCTGACGCTCCGCGATCTCGCCGCCTGCGCCGACTTGTCCGAGGACCGGGGGTGGCCACGGGAGGAGCACAAGTGGGGCTTCCTCCTCACAGCCGGAAAGGGCTACGGCATCGACGACCCTGACGGCGGCCTCGTGAGCGCCTGCATCGTCACCGAGTACGGGCCTCAGGAGCACCCTGCCTTCGCGGCGATCGGCATGGTCCTCGTGGCGGAACGGCACGCTCGGCAGGGGGTCGGGCGCCGGCTGATGCGCCAGGTCGTCTCCGCGATGGGCGCCACACCGCTCACCCTGCACGCGACACCGAACGGCCGCCCCCTTTACGAGGAGCTCGGCTTCAAGGTCGTCGGTCGGGCCGAGATGGTGTCCGGCCGCTTCACTCCCGGCGGTCCGGAACCGAAGGTCGCCACCCGAGCCGCGACCGCCGAGGACCTCTCCGCGATCCTCCGGCTCGATGAGCAGGCGTTCGGAACCGACCGCACGCACATCATCACCCGGCTGCCCGCCTTCGCCGACCAGTTGCGCGTGGCGGAGGAGCGCGGGCGGATCGTCGGGTACGCGGCCGCCTGGCCCAACATGGAGACCCACGTGGTGGGTCCGCTCATCGCACGTGACACGTCGGTGGCCCAGGCACTCATCGCCTCCCTCGCCGCCCACACCGACCGCCCGCTGCGCACCGACATCGATGTGCGGCACGAGGAGCTGCTCGCGTGGGTGAACGAGCGCGGCCTGGCGCCCGTCGCCTTCAACTCGGTGATGGCGTACGGGATCACCGAGTTGCCCGGCGACTGGAGCCGGCGGTTCGCACCGGTGACGGTCGCGGCGGGCTGA
- a CDS encoding heme-binding protein → MSTTTAVAPLTTQDADVLVTAARRAAEAAGVTVSVTVLDAGGHLLAFRRDDRAVLISGETSTRKAYTALQLDTPTADLVDAVQPGGLFHTLPTALDRPLLFIAGGVPVHRDGRLIGAIGVGGGAPEQDHAFATAAVEALA, encoded by the coding sequence ATGAGCACCACCACCGCAGTCGCCCCGCTGACCACCCAGGACGCCGATGTCCTCGTCACCGCGGCCCGTCGGGCAGCAGAGGCCGCAGGAGTCACCGTCAGCGTCACGGTCTTGGACGCGGGCGGGCATCTGCTCGCCTTCCGGCGGGACGACCGAGCCGTGCTGATCTCCGGCGAGACCAGCACCCGCAAGGCCTACACGGCGCTCCAGCTGGACACGCCCACCGCTGACCTCGTCGACGCCGTGCAGCCGGGAGGCCTCTTCCACACCCTGCCCACCGCGCTCGACCGGCCGCTGCTGTTCATCGCCGGCGGTGTACCGGTACACCGCGACGGCCGGCTGATCGGCGCGATCGGTGTCGGCGGCGGTGCCCCGGAGCAGGACCACGCCTTCGCCACGGCCGCCGTGGAGGCCCTCGCCTGA